One window of Magallana gigas chromosome 2, xbMagGiga1.1, whole genome shotgun sequence genomic DNA carries:
- the LOC105339438 gene encoding tripartite motif-containing protein 2, with protein sequence MNAVVKAAREQTLCPVCGDRFKEPKTLSCVHSFCKKCIADHIVKTTKNQSDPSAFNCPVCRKETPKPDNGPTLTWADHLQTNDALTSILEAFESGTNLRTCPHHSDKEIEFYCEDHSLSLCSWCATIAHKKCEGVVPIEEAAERRRIDSGRLANVLMEQSSHTEKILNDRRSQLESLDRTEDDIKARLTNLRKKTMEALDALENKVINELMLKKNKETEVLRLEVETCEDILKDTRECLESFQESVQNEQPIDFVTSYLKQFEMFQNRQIALLNFSKNLKSVKVIFITDRSVDQILKQIKSLGTLSVEKTPSRYALPYAKSYTESRQSVLQTPRSISLLHRGSTSYRPMSRASIVKDSQSIPSYTSRPISFRHRAISTYSKASSVEPFRNKQESQNTSPTPRSGRLDGNKTTRDLTQSRPSADIIAKNGKLIQAKLRSTFDASTPDQNECSIEGATVLASGHVVLADSYHSSLKLFDQKYSYIGCIKFSTAPGDVTAFQDDEVIVCLPDTKQLKHEKLKNNKLIPGESLAVGDRCTSASYNNGILATCSGSTVHVFKREEGRWIRILLQKLDVDNLMYIAVDKEGERIVVTKNGYPNRPVLCLNKNGQKIWSFTHEEIRLPRGIAFFGDQILVVSWDQQRILQLNKEGKLVGAVVKDGLQWPWKLCISPLNDKLFVTQCYYRLSLKEKNTIKVFSLK encoded by the coding sequence ATGAATGCTGTCGTCAAGGCAGCAAGGGAACAAACCCTCTGCCCAGTATGTGGGGACCGCTTCAAAGAACCGAAGACGTTATCTTGTGTCCATTCCTTCTGCAAGAAATGCATCGCGGATCACATCGTCAAGACGACAAAGAACCAATCAGACCCATCGGCTTTCAATTGTCCAGTCTGCCGAAAGGAGACCCCCAAACCCGACAATGGTCCAACCTTGACATGGGCGGACCATCTACAGACGAATGACGCACTAACAAGTATTTTAGAGGCTTTTGAATCCGGAACTAATCTTAGAACGTGCCCACATCATTCGGACAAGGAGATCGAGTTTTACTGTGAAGATCACAGCCTCTCCCTTTGTTCTTGGTGTGCAACTATCGCCCACAAGAAGTGTGAGGGCGTGGTCCCTATCGAGGAAGCGGCCGAGAGACGGCGAATTGACAGCGGGAGATTGGCTAATGTCCTGATGGAACAGTCCTCTCATACTGAAAAAATTCTAAACGACAGAAGAAGCCAGTTAGAATCCTTGGATCGAACCGAGGATGACATCAAAGCTCGTTTGACGAATTTGCGAAAGAAAACTATGGAGGCTTTGGATGCCCTCGAAAATAAAGTGATAAATGAACTTATGCTAAAGAAGAATAAAGAAACAGAGGTTTTAAGACTGGAGGTGGAAACGTGCGAGGACATTTTGAAAGACACGCGGGAATGTTTGGAGTCGTTCCAGGAGTCCGTTCAGAATGAACAACCAATAGATTTTGTGACGTCTTATTTGAAACAATTCGAAATGTTTCAAAACAGGCAAATAGCTTTATTAAACTTTTCCAAAAATCTAAAGAGTGTGAAAGTTATCTTTATCACCGATAGATCAGTGGACCAAATTCTGAAACAGATCAAGTCATTGGGTACTTTGTCTGTTGAAAAAACACCAAGTCGATATGCACTACCTTATGCGAAATCATATACAGAGAGCAGACAAAGCGTCCTACAAACACCAAGGTCTATCTCCTTGTTACACAGAGGCAGCACATCATACCGGCCAATGTCCAGAGCTTCCATAGTCAAAGATAGCCAATCAATCCCAAGTTACACATCGAGACCAATTTCGTTTCGGCATCGCGCCATTTCTACTTATTCGAAGGCATCCAGTGTGGAACCATTCCGAAACAAGCAGGAATCCCAGAACACATCGCCAACACCGAGAAGTGGAAGGTTGGatggaaacaaaacaacaagAGATTTAACCCAATCAAGGCCGTCTGCGGACATCATAGCTAAAAATGGAAAACTGATACAGGCAAAACTCAGGTCAACTTTCGATGCCTCTACCCCGGATCAGAACGAATGTTCCATTGAAGGTGCAACAGTTTTGGCATCTGGTCACGTGGTTCTTGCCGACTCCTATCACAGTTCACTGAAGTTGTTTGACCAAAAATACAGTTACATCGGGTGCATCAAGTTTTCAACAGCTCCTGGTGACGTCACCGCATTTCAAGACGATGAAGTGATTGTCTGTTTACCAGACACCAAGCAACTTAAGCatgaaaagttgaaaaataataaacttaTCCCGGGGGAATCACTTGCGGTCGGGGACAGATGTACGTCTGCAAGTTACAACAACGGTATTCTGGCCACCTGTTCAGGCAGCACGGTGCACGTTTTCAAACGAGAGGAAGGTCGCTGGATCCGGATCCTTCTGCAGAAGTTGGATGTCGACAACCTCATGTACATTGCAGTCGACAAAGAAGGGGAGAGAATTGTGGTCACCAAGAACGGTTACCCCAATCGACCCGTGCtctgtttgaataaaaatggtCAGAAAATATGGAGCTTTACGCACGAGGAGATCCGCCTGCCTCGCGGTATTGCATTCTTTGGGGACCAGATTCTGGTCGTGTCGTGGGACCAACAGCGCATACTGCAGCTCAACAAAGAGGGTAAACTGGTGGGTGCGGTTGTTAAGGACGGCCTTCAGTGGCCTTGGAAATTGTGTATCAGTCCTCTCAATGACAAACTGTTTGTGACTCAGTGCTATTACAGACTATCGCTGAAAGAGAAGAACACAATCAAAGTCTTCTCGCTCAAATGA
- the LOC105339437 gene encoding uncharacterized protein codes for MEDSLLQTTTEHITCTICLEVFEEPKALPCLHTFCKKCIHSHITRNVASHTYPKGFRCPICRVFVPAIIGKQNSPQTWASYLQGNHVIASLVDAFQTPRDQRNVKCCQEHPHKELEIYCFDHKVYLCCICSLKHRQCTDVQTKEDAMERLESLSALTISKDSAENMLKEMYEQCNDIEKQIAARKSRVLGMEEKEVKAKQIISQLKEEMIERIQQAEVSTISKLSAKKEKEIQRTERDIKKYERFLSNTKDSIRLLQSASDGQKKEELDEAVQVASYTKQNCLKKLVSMNKKLDKVTFEFKPTKAVIDFLSNFEFIGGIDTTQDESDDAENYASLGSGNFSDDERPPVFHRAHSCAEIPMTPYSRQRPVPARRQRRVASASSLDTENTTPSLAPNQMQTYAEILVNSSKIKPSWITGLSVFPDGKILLADYHNSRMVLYSSDYDQLSEILVQTAPYDVTVIDDSSFMITRPEFAQSVVSGSVVDGRLRLGASLKTSFQARCLNFNEGYLAVCSSSIVEILEKDQEFWTEKNSHSFVRSKFTYVAVDGQRKNIFLTDQKYPEPQLICLSFSGEVIWRFVHPDLNFPTGVAFSDTRVFVASWDRCAVLELGLEGDYHGVIFRDIRYPWTIAVGSDHNKLVVSQHKNTLPDEIKRSVKLLQFECEPEM; via the coding sequence ATGGAAGACTCGCTCCTCCAAACTACAACTGAACACATCACGTGCACAATATGTCTGGAAGTGTTCGAAGAACCCAAGGCGCTGCCATGTTTACACACATTCTGTAAGAAGTGTATCCACAGTCATATAACGCGTAACGTCGCCAGTCACACCTACCCTAAAGGATTCCGGTGTCCAATATGCCGGGTATTTGTGCCTGCTATAATAGGAAAACAAAATTCTCCACAAACCTGGGCCAGCTATTTACAGGGGAATCACGTGATAGCTAGTCTGGTGGATGCATTCCAGACACCAAGGGATCAACGAAACGTAAAGTGTTGTCAAGAACATCCTCACAAAGAGCTTGAAATCTACTGCTTTGACCACAAAGTCTACCTCTGCTGTATTTGTTCTTTGAAGCATAGACAATGTACAGATGTACAGACCAAAGAGGATGCCATGGAACGCCTGGAGTCTTTGAGTGCTCTGACGATCAGCAAAGACAGTGCAGAGAATATGCTGAAGGAAATGTACGAACAATGCAACGACATAGAAAAACAAATAGCAGCAAGAAAAAGTAGAGTTCTTGGTATGGAAGAAAAGGAGGTTAAGGCGAAACAGATCATATCTCAACTAAAAGAGGAAATGATTGAGCGAATTCAACAAGCAGAAGTATCCACCATTTCAAAGCTTAGCGCgaagaaagagaaagaaatcCAAAGAACCGAGAGAGACATTAAGAAGTACGAGAGATTCCTGAGTAATACTAAAGACAGCATCAGACTTCTCCAGTCTGCAAGTGACGGACAAAAGAAAGAAGAACTGGATGAGGCAGTGCAGGTAGCGTCTTACACCAAACAAAACTGCCTAAAAAAGCTAGTCTCCATGAACAAAAAACTTGACAAGGTTACTTTCGAATTTAAACCAACCAAAGCTGTCATCGATTTTCTCTCAAACTTTGAATTCATTGGAGGCATAGATACGACTCAGGACGAATCCGACGACGCCGAAAACTACGCGTCGTTAGGAAGTGGTAATTTCTCTGACGACGAGAGACCCCCTGTCTTTCACAGAGCCCATTCTTGCGCCGAGATACCGATGACGCCCTACTCTCGACAGAGGCCGGTGCCTGCCAGGCGACAGCGACGTGTTGCCTCAGCCTCGTCCCTGGATACGGAAAACACCACGCCCAGTTTAGCGCCAAATCAAATGCAAACTTATGCAGAAATACTCGTAAACTCCAGCAAGATAAAACCAAGTTGGATAACGGGGTTGAGCGTCTTTCCTGATGGGAAAATTCTTCTAGCAGACTACCATAACTCTAGAATGGTGTTGTATAGTTCAGACTACGACCAGTTGTCAGAAATCCTAGTCCAAACCGCGCCATATGACGTCACTGTTATAGATGATAGTAGTTTCATGATTACGCGTCCTGAATTTGCACAGAGCGTCGTCAGTGGAAGCGTTGTTGATGGTCGTCTGCGTCTTGGCGCCAGTTTAAAAACTTCGTTCCAAGCACGCTGTTTAAACTTTAACGAAGGATATCTCGCCGTTTGTTCAAGCTCCATTGTAGAAATATTGGAAAAGGATCAGGAGTTTTGGACGGAGAAAAATTCTCATTCGTTTGTGAGATCAAAGTTCACATACGTAGCTGTAGATGGCCAaagaaagaatatatttttgacGGACCAGAAGTATCCGGAACCACAGCTGATCTGCCTGTCTTTCTCCGGTGAAGTAATCTGGAGATTTGTCCATCCAGACTTGAACTTTCCTACGGGTGTCGCTTTCAGTGACACGCGGGTTTTTGTGGCATCCTGGGATAGATGTGCCGTCTTGGAGCTGGGTTTGGAGGGAGATTACCACGGGGTTATATTCAGGGACATTCGGTATCCATGGACTATAGCTGTAGGCTCCGACCACAACAAGTTGGTGGTCTCTCAGCACAAAAACACTCTTCCAGATGAGATAAAAAGATCTGTCAAACTTCTTCAGTTTGAATGCGAACCTGAAATGTGA